The genomic interval TGATATTCCCCTGTAATGTTTTCATTGCAGGTTCTAATCTTCTGATGTACACATTCTCAATNTTGCTCATAGCTACTTTGGGGTGTGTCTACctccacataataaaaaaagcaaATGACTCCAACATGGAAATGTACTATTTTTCACCACTTACTCTGGTTATAATCTTTTGATAAATGGTTCATTGTAAGATTAACACATAAAAAGGTGTACTACAAATGAcatgaacaaaaaaataaaaagcataaaACACACTCACAGAACTGTATTTAAAGTTTGTAGATTGCAGAATAAGTTTTATCATAGTTTTGACAGTTACCCAGGAAAATTTTTCTCTTGTAACAAAAGTTAAggccttattttttttttaatatattagtaCTTATATGATGAGAAATAGTAAATAACtatgtgttattttataaattaatttacaaaaagttctttgttttagtttcttcACAAACTGATTATAACttgtaaaaagttaaattagttttatatacttattttcttATCTTACAGATACTTTTTTCAgcaaaatgtttgatttttcaactttagaaaaatgATGTGAGNGTGGGGACAAAGAATTTAATAAGCCTGTAAAGAATTGTACTTGTGATAGTTGACTTTTTCACATGTATATATGTTTTGTGCATTATCAGCAGCAACTCAAAGAAATATGAGATAGCCCTATGGAAGCGTTCAGTGCTTATAAAAGGCCCTCTTGGCATTGTCTCTGGCACAGAGCTTGCATTCTTGCTCATGTTCATTGCACTCCTTGTCTGGTCCTTTGCAACTTCTTTAAGCAATAGCTTTGCAAAAATCACCCCCGAATCAGCAGCACAGGATGGCGAgaaaatgtaaacttttattATGATTACTATTAGACTTTGATTTCTATACATAATTATAGTAAGAAGTTATTAATTGTAAATCGATCTAAAATAATTACTAGACAATTTTTGAAGTAACTGTTCTAAAAGTCAGCAAATTTAATATCAATGACATGATACTTTTTATACTTAACAACTATTTTTCCTATTATTTGCAGTTTGATGTTTGTCAACTTTTACAACAATTATCTTAGAAAGTCGTAGATTTTTGTGATTTCTGGTGGATTAACGGTGTAGAAGTGCATCATTAAACTGACAACTAAGTTGAACATTTTGATTGTTATTGTTAATTGTGATATATGTTGGTGGTGCAGATGGGAAGAGAAGCTAGACTCTGCAGGATTAAGGTTTGGTATTGTTGGGAACATATGTTTGGTATTCATGTTTTTTCCTGTGGCTCGTGGTTCAAGCGTGCTGCCACTGCTTGGTCTCACTTCTGAAAGTTGCATTAAGTACCATATTTGGCTTGGACATATTGCTATGCTACTATTCACTGCTCACGGTTTGAGCTTCATCATCCATTGGGCAATTATTAATCACTTGTCTGCGGTTAGTTAAGAACTTATAGTATATTGATTTCATGGCATGCAatgttttatcatttatatGAGTGTTGATTGCCATTAATCCACCTTATGTTGtaaagaaagtttttttttttttttttttttgtaacaaGTTAACTCAAGTATGTTAAAATTCGTAATAagtgattattttatttgaagaacaCTTCTTTTCTACAAAAACAGTTTAAACAAATAGACCCATTGGCCCCCTTGTCACTTTGGATATTCCTCGCGCTTATGCTTATTGGTATTCATTTCTGACTTGCTTTAAGTAGCAAATCGGTGAACACCACCAAAAGGgttaaaaatgtgaattttttatGCTTGAACGGTCAAACTGTTTCTGTTGTACactaatcatataattttaaatgattttatgcGTCTATATTTGTAGGAAAGTTTTtcattgataaagaaaaaagatttaTACAATTATGTATGAATTGATTCTAGAATTGTTACAGCAGAACATTTTAGAGACCAAGCAACAAACCTGTCGCGGTGTTTTTCTTGAGCAAGTTGTctgaattttatgttttgttttttgtttcataGTATTGTGTGCACTGAGCTGATGGGGCCATGGCTTTTTTTCGTTGCAGATGCTGGAATGGAAGAAAAACGATATATCAATTGTGGCTGGAGAGATAACTTTGCTTGCNGGTTTGTTACTATGGATTGCAACTATTCCCCGCATTAGGCGAACATATTTTGAACTCTTCTATTACGCTCATCACCTCTACATCCTCTTCATagtcttcttcatctttcatgtTGGCATTTCCTATGCCTTAATTATGCTCCCTGGTTTCTACCTCTTCATGGTCGATCGTTACTTGAGGTTTCTGCAATCAAGACGCCAAGTTCGTCTGGTTTCTGCTCGGGTNTTGCCATGTGAAGCTGTGGAACTCAACTTCTCCAAGGGCCATGGTAACTAACATCATGATCTTATCTCAGTATCTCGAAGACACCTCTAGCTACTTCCTCATAAATGACTAATTTATTGAGACTTTTTTTATGAGCTCAGGTTACATGTTTTTTTTGCAGGATTAACTTACAACCCCACAAGTGTGATGTTCATAAATGTACCAAGCATATCCAAGCTGCAGTGGCATCCATTTACTGTTACTTCTAATAATAATTTGGAGGCAGACAAGCTAAGTGTTNTTNTTAAAAGTGAAGGACCTTGGACCAATAAGCTATACCAGTTGCTTTCAACTCCTTCNACAATTGATCGCCTTTCTGTGTCTGTNGAAGGTCCTTATGGACCTGCTTCAACCAACTATCTACGGTTTGTATCTTACAAGCAAAACACAACTTCAAACCTAATGCTANATCTGAGATGAGTTCTTTGACTTTCACATAATAATAANNTTTTGTATTTTCTCCATCAGGCATGACACTCTTGTGATGGTGAGTGGAGGAAGTGGCATCACACCTTTTATATCCATCATTCGGGAGCTAATACATCTGAACACTATATTCAAATGCAAAACCCCGAAAGTCGTCCTAATTTGTGCCTTCAAGAACTCTTCTTCTCTGTCAATGCTAGAGTTGATCCTCCCAATAAATGGCANCCCTTCTGATATTTCTAATTTAGAATTACAAATTGAGGCCTACATCACAAGGGACAAGGAGCCTAAAGCAGATGGCCCTATTCACCCTCAAATCAGATGGTTCAAGCCAAATCCATCNGATGAACCAGTACACGCTATATTAGGTCCAAACAGTTGGCTCTGGCTTGGTGCTATAATTTCATCCTCTTTCGTNGTTTTCCTTATCTTAATAGGGATCATTACCCGTTACTACATTTTCCCAATTGATCATAACTCAAATNAAATATTTTCCTACCCTTTGAATGCATTCCTTAACATGCTAGTAATATGTGTGTCCATAGCAAGTGTTTCCACTGCAGCTTTTCTTTGGAACAAGAAATATTATGCTAAAGAAGGAAAGCAGATTCAGAACATGGAAGGGTCTACACCAACGGTGTCGCCAAACTCCATGGTTTACAATGTTGATAGAGAACTGGAAAGTCTTCCATATCAGTCACTTATTCAAGCCACCAATGTGCATTATGGTGTAAGACCTGACCTAAGAAGTAAGTCACCtccaatttctttaattatgtCTTAGGGACTCATGAATGGAATTGAAACcactcaatttattttttctttttacagaGATCCTATTTGNGCACAAAGGGTCTAGTGTGGGAGTTCTTGCTTCAGGACCCAAAACAATGAGGCATGAGGTTGCAGCCATTTGCTCCTCATCTGNTTTAGCTGAGAATCTGCATTTTGAGTCTATTAGCTTTAGCTGGTGATTTTACTCATACTGTTATAATGGGTGTAATAGTGAGTGACCAATGTCTGGAAGTACCTTGAAGGACTTGTTAATTctgttgttttatatttaaatgactGAAAATTGTTCTCAATAATAATTACGCCTTCATATGAGCaagattataaataaaggaatttactataatattttatcctCAAATAGTGTGGATCATATTCACAAAACATGCAAAAGCTGAGTTCAAACTACAAACATGGAGAACGAGAAATTACTATTCAAATATCAAGACACGTGTAATTACATGAAAAGTTACTGAATAAATCACACCATCTCATTAACCAATCCcatcaatatataaaatgatactATTGTCAAGCACTAACTATATCAGAAACTCTAAGTATCATGCTAAAGCCTAGAAATCATTTCCATAAATATCTTCAACATCTTCCTCACATACCAAATGACAACCACACCTCAGTATTTCCAGTGAATGGCAGCAataacttttcaatgcaaattcaatttcattgcAGTCCCACCTTCATATATTTTGTGAAGGTGTTCATCAATGGACAAAGAGTACATAAGGGTGAGGTAACATCGATCCATGGAGGTAAATTGCATGGTTTAGAATAAtcatattcttaaaataatcatattcttaaaataattatattctcgtattatttaatttataataaatctaaaatatgaattcattaatatattatattccaATTACTTAATCCTAACTAGAGACCTATTATTGGATTTAAATCACACACAAATATTTCCCACTTTTAGGTAAACTCTACAGGAACACAATGTTGTAGCCAATTCATCACCTAGTTTAGCTGGAAATCTGCATTTTGAGTACATTAGCTTTAGCTGGTGATTTTACCCATGGTGTTGTAAAGgatcaaaaatattaattgatatgATAAACCTCTTGAAGGAGCTAGTAGTCTTAGGCTGAGAGTCAGCCTTAGTGAACTGGTCGATTGTGTTGCTTTTATTTAAATGGGTAAAAATTGGTTTGTCCACAATAGTTAGGCCTTCCTATCAGTAAAAATTTCAAGAAAGGAGCATACTATAATATATTGATTCCTCTCATTAGTGTGGATCATTGCAACAAAGCAAGCCAAAGTTGAGTTCAAACTACGAATACAATGAATGAGAAGTTTCTATAGAAATAAAAAGACACATAGTTACATGAAAAGATACTCTCACTGATCTATCTGAGCTGTTCACTTCAAGTAATCATACTATTTTCGAGTACCATCTGTATCAGAAACTACATGTCTTAGGATAAAACCTACAAACTATTTCCATAAATATCTTCAACATCTTATCAATCCCTCTGATAAGCATGTCAAATCTTTCTCTGGGAAGACGGAGTTTCTGCATGTAGTAACACATAATTTTGAATAAGCAACAAGAATGGATGATTATGTGTTACACACAGTTTTAGAATGTGGATAAATCCCATTTTGCAGGTGATGCAAAGAGACTCCACATGGTTAGGATGGATTGTATTTGGAAACCTCAAATGAAGCGCAATTGCTTGCCTCCAATGGTTTCATGTTGGAAAAGCATGTTAAGTAATGCTGCAACGTGTTCGCTACAGTCTATGAGAAGCTCTATAAGCCCTGGCAGTTTGGAAATGCAACTTGGTAAGCTAATAATATTGTTGCTATAAAAAATGTTGCCAGTGAGATCTAGAGTCTCCAATGAAGATAAGCGACAANAAAGGGGTTGAAACCCTTGATTTTCTCATCTGGCATTAGTCACACAGCACTCAAATGGTTGTTGACCTTCAATTCATGTCAACCCTCTCATGTGACCCACATAATTTTGGGTCCACAAACTNTGatgcaaaaaattatattaatttctacATTCCCATAGAAGGGACNTGANGCATNCTTTTNTGTTTTTACCCTGTTGGTGTCTCNTGcctaatgtttttatttatgtataattgtCCAATCAAACTCATTCCATTTCTTGAACTNTAAATTGGTCATCCACTTTGATTCTCCTCANTGCAGTCTCACCCNAAATCAAAATGGCNCAAGAAACTGTGGTGAAGAGGTCACCCTCTCAAGCAAAATTTCACAGGGTTCAATTTGCAATAAGGCTGTTGGNGCTGGTTTTGTTCTTGGGTTGGATTTTCATTTGGATAATGTCACCCACAAATACTTTTANACAAANNTGGCTTCCAAGATACAGNGCAAAGACTGNCAATACAACTTATTTGGGTTCAAAAGGTCTTGTTAATTTATTCAATNATTACATtgctttgattattttatgCTGATATTCCCCTGTAATGTTTTCATTGCAGGTTCTAATCTTCTGATGTACACATTCTCAATNTTGCTCATAGCTACTTTGGGGTGTGTCTACctccacataataaaaaaagcaaATGACTCCAACATGGAAATGTACTATTTTTCACCACTTACTCTGGTTATAATCTTTTGATAAATGGTTCATTGTAAGATTAACACATAAAAAGGTGTACTACAAATGAcatgaacaaaaaaataaaaagcataaaACACACTCACAGAACTGTATTTAAAGTTTGTAGATTGCAGAATAAGTTTTATCATAGTTTTGACAGTTACCCAGGAAAATTTTTCTCTTGTAACAAAAGTTAAggccttattttttttttaatatattagtaCTTATATGATGAGAAATAGTAAATAACtatgtgttattttataaattaatttacaaaaagttctttgttttagtttcttcACAAACTGATTATAACttgtaaaaagttaaattagttttatatacttattttcttATCTTACAGATACTTTTTTCAgcaaaatgtttgatttttcaactttagaaaaatgATGTGAGNGTGGGGACAAAGAATTTAATAAGCCTGTAAAGAATTGTACTTGTGATAGTTGACTTTTTCACATGTATATATGTTTTGTGCATTATCAGCAGCAACTCAAAGAAATATGAGATAGCCCTATGGAAGCGTTCAGTGCTTATAAAAGGCCCTCTTGGCATTGTCTCTGGCACAGAGCTTGCATTCTTGCTCATGTTCATTGCACTCCTTGTCTGGNCCTTTGCAACTTCTTTAAGCAACAGCTTTGCAAAAATCACCCCCGAATCAGCAGCACAGGATGGCGAgaaaatgtaaacttttattATGATTACTATTAGACTTTGATTTCTATACATAATTAGAGTAAAAAGTTATTAACTGCAAATCGATCTAAAATCATTACTAGATAACTTTTGAAGTAACTATTATAAAAGTCAGCAAATTTAATATCAATGACATGATACTTTTTATACTGAATGATTGGATGATGGTAGAAAAATCCTTAACAATATCAGTGCCTAAACTATTTTTCCTATTGTTTGCAGTATGAttagtttttcaacttttacGACAATTATCTTAGAAAGTCGTAGATTTTTGTGATTCCTGGTAGATTAACGGTGTAAAAGTGcattattaaactaaaaactaagCTGAGCATTTTGATTGTTATTGTTAATTGTGATACATGTTGGTGGTGCAGATGGGAAGAGAAGCTAGACAGTGCAGGATTGATATCTGGTGTTGTTGGGAACATATGTTTGGTATTCATGTTTTTTCCTGTGGCTCGTGGTTCAAGCGTGCTGCCACTGCTTGGTCTCACTTCTGAAAGTTGCATTAAGTACCATATTTGGCTTGGACATATTGCCATGCCACTATTCACTGCTCACGGTTTGAGCTTCATCATCCATTGGGCAATTATTAATCACTTGTCTGCGGTTAGTTAAGAACTTATAGTATATTGATTTCATGGCATGCAatgttttatcatttatatGAGTGTTGATTGCCATTAATCCACCTTATGTTGtaaagaaagtttttttttttttttttttttgtaacaaGTTAACTCAAGTATGTTAAAATTCGTAATAagtgattattttatttgaagaacaCTTCTTTTCTACAAAAACAGTTTAAACAAATAGACCCATTGGCCCCCTTGTCACTTTGGATATTCCTCGCGCTTATGCTTATTGGTATTCATTTCTGACTTGCTTTAAGTAGCAAATCGGTGAACACCACCAAAAGGgttaaaaatgtgaattttttatGCTTGAACGGTCAAACTGTTTCTGTTGTACactaatcatataattttaaatgattttatgcGTCTATATTTGTAGGAAAGTTTTtcattgataaagaaaaaagatttaTACAATTATGTATGAATTGATTCTAGAATTGTTACAGCAGAACATTTTAGAGACCAAGCAACAAACCTGTCGCGGTGTTTTTCTTGAGCAAGTTGTctgaattttatgttttgttttttgtttcataGTATTGTGTGCACTGAGCTGATGGGGCCATGGCTTTTTTTCGTTGCAGATGCTGGAATGGAAGAAAAACGATATATCAATTGTGGCTGGAGAGATAACTTTGCTTGCNGGTTTGTTACTATGGATTGCAACTATTCCCCGCATTAGGCGAACATATTTTGAACTCTTCTATTACGCTCATCACCTCTACATCCTCTTCATagtcttcttcatctttcatgtTGGCATTTCCTATGCCTTAATTATGCTCCCTGGTTTCTACCTCTTCATGGTCGATCGTTACTTGAGGTTTCTGCAATCAAGACGCCAAGTTCGTCTGGTTTCTGCTCGGGTNTTGCCATGTGAAGCTGTGGAACTCAACTTCTCCAAGGGCCATGGTAACTAACATCATGATCTTATCTCAGTATCTCGAAGACACCTCTAGCTACTTCCTCATAAATGACTAATTTATTGAGACTTTTTTTATGAGCTCAGGTTACATGTTTTTTTTGCAGGATTAACTTACAACCCCACAAGTGTGATGTTCATAAATGTACCAAGCATATCCAAGCTGCAGTGGCATCCATTTACTGTTACTTCTAATAATAATTTGGAGGCAGACAAGCTAAGTGTTNTTNTTAAAAGTGAAGGACCTTGGACCAATAAGCTATACCAGTTGCTTTCAACTCCTTCNACAATTGATCGCCTTTCTGTGTCTGTNGAAGGTCCTTATGGACCTGCTTCAACCAACTATCTACGGTTTGTATCTTACAAGCAAAACACAACTTCAAACCTAATGCTANATCTGAGATGAGTTCTTTGACTTTCACATAATAATAANNTTTTGTATTTTCTCCATCAGGCATGACACTCTTGTGATGGTGAGTGGAGGAAGTGGCATCACACCTTTTATATCCATCATTCGGGAGCTAATACATCTGAACACTATATTCAAATGCAAAACCCCGAAAGTCGTCCTAATTTGTGCCTTCAAGAACTCTTCTTCTCTGTCAATGCTAGAGTTGATCCTCCCAATAAATGGCANCCCTTCTGATATTTCTAATTTAGAATTACAAATTGAGGCCTACATCACAAGGGACAAGGAGCCTAAAGCAGATGGCCCTATTCACCCTCAAATCAGATGGTTCAAGCCAAATCCATCNGATGAACCAGTACACGCTATATTAGGTCCAAACAGTTGGCTCTGGCTTGGTGCTATAATTTCATCCTCTTTCGTNGTTTTCCTTATCTTAATAGGGATCATTACCCGTTACTACATTTTCCCAATTGATCATAACTCAAATNAAATATTTTCCTACCCTTTGAATGCATTCCTTAACATGCTAGTAATATGTGTGTCCATAGCAAGTGTTTCCACTGCAGCTTTTCTTTGGAACAAGAAATATTATGCTAAAGAAGGAAAGCAGATTCAGAACATGGAAGGGTCTACACCAACGGTGTCGCCAAACTCCATGGTTTACAATGTTGATAGAGAACTGGAAAGTCTTCCATATCAGTCACTTATTCAAGCCACCAATGTGCATTATGGTGTAAGACCTGACCTAAGAAGTAAGTCACCtccaatttctttaattatgtCTTAGGGACTCATGAATGGAATTGAAACcactcaatttattttttctttttacagaGATCCTATTTGNGCACAAAGGGTCTAGTGTGGGAGTTCTTGCTTCAGGACCCAAAACAATGAGGCATGAGGTTGCAGCCATTTGCTCCTCATCTGNTTTAGCTGAGAATCTGCATTTTGAGTCTATTAGCTTTAGCTGGTGATTTTACTCATACTGTTATAATGGGTGTAATAGTGAGTGACCAATGTCTGGAAGTACCTTGAAGGACTTGTTAATTctgttgttttatatttaaatgactGAAAATTGTTCTCAATAATAATTACGCCTTCATATGAGCaagattataaataaaggaatttactataatattttatcctCAAATAGTGTGGATCATATTCACAAAACATGCAAAAGCTGAGTTCAAACTACAAACATGGAGAACGAGAAATTACTATTCAAATATCAAGACACGTGTAATTACATGAAAAGTTACTGAATAAATCACACCATCTCATTAACCAATCCcatcaatatataaaatgatactATTGTCAAGCACTAACTATATCAGAAACTCTAAGTATCATGCTAAAGCCTAGAAATCATTTCCATAAATATCTTCAACATCTTCCTCACATACCAAATGACAACCACACCTCAGTATTTCCAGTGAATGGCAGCAataacttttcaatgcaaattcaatttcattgcAGTCCCACCTTCATATATTTTGTGAAGGTGTTCATCAATGGACAAAGAGTACATAAGGGTGAGGTAACATCGATCCATGGAGGTAAATTGCATGGTTTAGAATAAtcatattcttaaaataatcatattcttaaaataattatattctcgtattatttaatttataataaatctaaaatatgaattcattaatatattatattccaATTACTTAATCCTAACTAGAGACCTATTATTGGATTTAAATCACACACAAATATTTCCCACTTTTAGGTAAACTCTACAGGAACACAATGTTGTAGCCAATTCATCACCTAGTTTAGCTGGAAATCTGCATTTTGAGTACATTAGCTTTAGCTGGTGATTTTACCCATGGTGTTGTAAAGgatcaaaaatattaattgatatgATAAACCTCTTGAAGGAGCTAGTAGTCTTAGGCTGAGAGTCAGCCTTAGTGAACTGGTCGATTGTGTTGCTTTTATTTAAATGGGTAAAAATTGGTTTGTCCACAATAGTTAGGCCTTCCTATCAGTAAAAATTTCAAGAAAGGAGCATACTATAATATATTGATTCCTCTCATTAGTGTGGATCATTGCAACAAAGCAAGCCAAAGTTGAGTTCAAACTACGAATACAATGAATGAGAAGTTTCTATAGAAATAAAAAGACACATAGTTACATGAAAAGATACTCTCACTGATCTATCTGAGCTGTTCACTTCAAGTAATCATACTATTTTCGAGTACCATCTGTATCAGAAACTACATGTCTTAGGATAAAACCTACAAACTATTTCCATAAATATCTTCAACATCTTATCAATCCCTCTGATAAGCATGTCAAATCTTTCTCTGGGAAGACGGAGTTTCTGCATGTAGTAACACATAATTTTGAATAAGCAACAAGAATGGATGATTATGTGTTACACACAGTTTTAGAATGTGGATAAATCCCATTTTGCAGGTGATGCAAAGAGACTCCACATGGTTAGGATGGATTGTATTTGGAAACCTCAAATGAAGCGCAATTGCTTGCCTCCAATGGTTTCATGTTGGAAAAGCATGTTAAGTAATGCTGCAACGTGTTCGCTACAGTCTATGAGAAGCTCTATAAGCCCTGGCAGTTTGGAAATGCAACTTGGTAAGCTAATAATATTGTTGCTATAAAAAATGTTGCCAGTGAGATCTAGAGTCTCCAATGAAGATAAGCGACAANGCAGTTTGGAAATGCAACTTGGTAAGCTAATAATATTGTTGCTATAAAAAATGTTGCCAGTGAGATCTAGAGTCTCCAATGAAGATAAGCGACAAGTTAAGTCTTCTTGGATTTGCTTTTAGTTTCACTTCAAAAAAACCTCTTGCTAATAAAAGtatcttatgtatatataaaatcatgtttatcttttgttttattttatataagacTTTGTTTGTATTAGATATAGCAGTCCCCTTTAAAGAAAGCACTGACAAATGTTCCATGCTTTCCACAAACTCTGGAAGACGTTTAAATTGAGAACAACCAGAAAGATTTAAATCATTCAAGGAACTGTCTCCATTTTCCTTGGAAGAGTTTTGAACTTTTTGCAGTGTTTTAAATTCAACTTAACAAGTTTCTTGTGGCGTACAAGGGATGGATGAACCTCAGTTAAACTGGTGCAACCTTCAAGAATCGATGTCTTTAGCAAGTGCTCATCTCTAGTTGTGATTATTAGTCTGCTTCCTGATCAAACCATTCTCGCTTTTCAGCTAAATTTTCTACTTGTCTTGTGTCACTTACATTATCAAGAACGAGAAgtacctttttctttcttaaaatgtttgctattatctttttctcatcataaagattataaaaatcattgctttttaCACCAAGATGAGAAAGAACTTCCTTTTGAATGAGAACTAAGTCATTTGTCTTGGACAACTCTGTGATGTTTTCAAGAAAGCAACAATCCGTgaatttctctttaattttttcatagaCTAATCTAGCAATTGTTGTTTTACCTATGTCTCCATGCCCCATATTCCTATGAAGTGAATATCATTTAATTCTATGCCCATGAGTGAAATCACTTCTTTCATCTGTGAATCAATTCCAACAAGATTATCTGTGACACATGCAAGTCTaggaattatttttttctgcaTGTCTCCGACAATTTTTTCAATCAGTGTTGCTTCACTCCTGTATTTAGAAAAAAACTATGATATGTTAACACtatttttcaacaactttttgacaataaactatgtatgattattttattgattcgtatatttgaaacggattaatcataaactatcacatagatttttgtaaaaaagttataaaaaaagttattaaaaaaacatttttctttagagaaagacaaaaagaattttattttaatagtagcCATAAAATAGTATAGCAATAAATAGAGATAGAAGGttgtcattttatattttgcaaatCCAAGGTTAAgtgataaaaatattctacTAGAGTTCCCTTGCTTGATTTTCAATGTaccaaacacaaacaaagaaatGACTAAAGTAGGTTCTTGATCCCTTATTTatcttactattattttttcagTTTGATCGGCtaagtttaaaatgttttactttAGTACCTTAAATTGTCTCCAGCATAACAAATTAATCCTTATATTAGTTTCTTTACTAGCAATGTCAATTTTGGTTAACTTAGCAAAAATTCATTTGATTTGACATCATCTATCTCCAAATTAACCCATATAGTATGGTAATGCACAGGCTTGCATGAAGACTGTGGTTAATGCACAAgcagataataatatttttccaaatattaagaaaggaaaaaaagaaaaatcagatgAATA from Vigna radiata var. radiata cultivar VC1973A chromosome 9, Vradiata_ver6, whole genome shotgun sequence carries:
- the LOC106773621 gene encoding ferric reduction oxidase 2-like, coding for MAQETVVKRSPSQAKFHRVQFAIRLLXLVLFLGWIFIWIMSPTNTFXQXWLPRYXAKTXNTTYLGSKGSNLLMYTFSXLLIATLGCVYLHIIKKANDSNMEISNSKKYEIALWKRSVLIKGPLGIVSGTELAFLLMFIALLVWSFATSLSNSFAKITPESAAQDGEKIWEEKLDSAGLRFGIVGNICLVFMFFPVARGSSVLPLLGLTSESCIKYHIWLGHIAMLLFTAHGLSFIIHWAIINHLSAMLEWKKNDISIVAGEITLLAGLLLWIATIPRIRRTYFELFYYAHHLYILFIVFFIFHVGISYALIMLPGFYLFMVDRYLRFLQSRRQVRLVSARVLPCEAVELNFSKGHGLTYNPTSVMFINVPSISKLQWHPFTVTSNNNLEADKLSVXXKSEGPWTNKLYQLLSTPSTIDRLSVSVEGPYGPASTNYLRHDTLVMVSGGSGITPFISIIRELIHLNTIFKCKTPKVVLICAFKNSSSLSMLELILPINGXPSDISNLELQIEAYITRDKEPKADGPIHPQIRWFKPNPSDEPVHAILGPNSWLWLGAIISSSFVVFLILIGIITRYYIFPIDHNSNXIFSYPLNAFLNMLVICVSIASVSTAAFLWNKKYYAKEGKQIQNMEGSTPTVSPNSMVYNVDRELESLPYQSLIQATNVHYGVRPDLRKILFXHKGSSVGVLASGPKTMRHEVAAICSSSXLAENLHFESISFSW
- the LOC106773668 gene encoding ferric reduction oxidase 2-like, giving the protein MAQETVVKRSPSQAKFHRVQFAIRLLXLVLFLGWIFIWIMSPTNTFXQXWLPRYXAKTXNTTYLGSKGSNLLMYTFSXLLIATLGCVYLHIIKKANDSNMEISNSKKYEIALWKRSVLIKGPLGIVSGTELAFLLMFIALLVWXFATSLSNSFAKITPESAAQDGEKIWEEKLDSAGLISGVVGNICLVFMFFPVARGSSVLPLLGLTSESCIKYHIWLGHIAMPLFTAHGLSFIIHWAIINHLSAMLEWKKNDISIVAGEITLLAGLLLWIATIPRIRRTYFELFYYAHHLYILFIVFFIFHVGISYALIMLPGFYLFMVDRYLRFLQSRRQVRLVSARVLPCEAVELNFSKGHGLTYNPTSVMFINVPSISKLQWHPFTVTSNNNLEADKLSVXXKSEGPWTNKLYQLLSTPSTIDRLSVSVEGPYGPASTNYLRHDTLVMVSGGSGITPFISIIRELIHLNTIFKCKTPKVVLICAFKNSSSLSMLELILPINGXPSDISNLELQIEAYITRDKEPKADGPIHPQIRWFKPNPSDEPVHAILGPNSWLWLGAIISSSFVVFLILIGIITRYYIFPIDHNSNXIFSYPLNAFLNMLVICVSIASVSTAAFLWNKKYYAKEGKQIQNMEGSTPTVSPNSMVYNVDRELESLPYQSLIQATNVHYGVRPDLRKILFXHKGSSVGVLASGPKTMRHEVAAICSSSXLAENLHFESISFSW